The Candidatus Phaeomarinobacter ectocarpi genome includes a region encoding these proteins:
- a CDS encoding MAPEG family protein — MEELINNVTASATYSGDLLAALYVMAAWTAVTWILMTFVRLGAMNEAGLTPDDAKHTDALSVLPTRPRQMADNYNHLFEVPVIFYAVVLAILVSGRADEIHMYCAWGFVASRVIHSLWQWTSNAVAIRFPLFALGWILLMVMIVRELLAVL; from the coding sequence ATGGAAGAACTCATCAACAACGTGACGGCGTCAGCAACCTATTCAGGTGATCTGCTTGCAGCGCTTTATGTCATGGCGGCCTGGACTGCCGTGACGTGGATTCTCATGACCTTCGTGCGCCTGGGCGCCATGAACGAAGCCGGTCTGACACCGGACGATGCCAAGCACACAGACGCGCTGAGTGTCCTGCCGACGCGCCCGCGCCAGATGGCCGACAACTACAACCACCTGTTTGAAGTGCCGGTGATCTTCTACGCCGTGGTGCTGGCCATTCTGGTGAGCGGCCGTGCGGATGAAATCCACATGTATTGCGCCTGGGGCTTTGTCGCCTCGCGCGTCATTCACTCCCTGTGGCAGTGGACCAGCAATGCGGTCGCCATCCGTTTCCCGCTCTTCGCGCTGGGCTGGATTCTGCTCATGGTCATGATCGTCCGCGAATTGCTGGCAGTGCTCTAG
- a CDS encoding ornithine cyclodeaminase family protein, producing the protein MRLVTAAEINQALDVRSLMERLRSAFRDDIANPARTLHHIESSLGPDEPGAGDLMVMPAWVRGTARSGDMSGRRGYIGVKVQSVFPDNRTKGIPSLTGVYVLMSGRTGEPLGLLDAPTLTAWRTAAASALAATYLARQDAERLLVVGSGALVPHLIKAHAEARPICNVLIWNRTPATAEKLAKRLTRPDLKVAATTDLEGAVRGADVICTATGSTQPLIKGEWLQRGVHLDCVGGYRPDMREVDDEVVSRARVFVDTRTGAMSEAGDIIAPLESGAITTEDITADLHDLARGDRAGRRYHDQITLFKSVGVALEDLAAATLAFERT; encoded by the coding sequence ATGCGTCTCGTCACGGCGGCTGAGATAAATCAGGCCCTGGACGTCCGCTCCTTGATGGAGCGGTTGCGCTCGGCCTTTCGTGACGACATCGCCAACCCGGCACGCACCCTCCACCACATTGAATCAAGCCTTGGCCCCGATGAGCCCGGTGCCGGCGACCTGATGGTCATGCCCGCCTGGGTGCGCGGTACGGCCCGGTCCGGCGATATGAGCGGGCGGCGCGGCTATATCGGCGTCAAGGTCCAATCCGTTTTCCCTGACAATCGCACCAAGGGCATCCCGTCGCTCACGGGCGTCTATGTGCTGATGTCTGGCCGCACGGGCGAGCCATTGGGTCTGCTGGATGCCCCGACCCTGACCGCGTGGCGCACGGCGGCAGCATCTGCCCTGGCCGCTACCTATCTGGCTCGCCAGGACGCTGAACGCCTCTTGGTGGTCGGCAGCGGCGCGCTGGTGCCCCATCTCATCAAGGCCCATGCGGAAGCCCGTCCCATCTGCAACGTGCTGATCTGGAACCGCACACCCGCCACGGCAGAAAAACTCGCCAAACGCCTGACTCGGCCTGATTTGAAGGTCGCCGCCACAACGGACCTGGAAGGTGCTGTGCGCGGCGCGGATGTCATCTGCACGGCCACCGGCAGCACCCAGCCGCTCATCAAGGGAGAGTGGCTGCAGCGCGGCGTCCACCTGGACTGTGTCGGTGGCTACCGGCCGGACATGCGGGAGGTGGATGACGAGGTGGTATCGCGAGCCCGCGTCTTTGTGGATACCCGCACGGGCGCCATGAGCGAGGCAGGCGACATTATCGCCCCCCTTGAGAGCGGCGCAATCACCACTGAAGACATTACAGCTGATCTCCATGATCTGGCCCGTGGCGACAGGGCCGGGCGGCGCTACCACGACCAGATCACCCTGTTTAAGTCGGTTGGTGTCGCGCTGGAGGACCTAGCAGCGGCCACACTCGCGTTTGAGCGGACATAA
- a CDS encoding lipopolysaccharide assembly protein LapA domain-containing protein codes for MTLKTWFILLPCVLVGVVLTLANMVPVQFSLDPFSSTRPALAFTVPLIVVIMGAFLAGLLAGGLGAWVGQGGHRKGERQAKRELKRVQKQQGAANSNSVEGAGTALAVAGATAPALSDQTANASRHGG; via the coding sequence GTGACGTTGAAGACCTGGTTCATTCTCCTTCCCTGCGTACTCGTTGGCGTTGTGCTGACCCTGGCCAACATGGTGCCGGTGCAGTTCAGCCTTGATCCCTTCTCATCCACCCGTCCGGCGCTGGCCTTCACCGTGCCGCTGATCGTGGTCATCATGGGTGCCTTTCTGGCAGGGCTTCTGGCCGGTGGCCTTGGGGCGTGGGTTGGCCAGGGCGGACACCGCAAGGGAGAACGTCAGGCCAAGCGCGAATTGAAGCGCGTGCAAAAGCAGCAGGGCGCTGCCAATTCCAACAGCGTTGAAGGCGCAGGAACAGCTCTTGCCGTTGCGGGCGCAACCGCACCGGCCTTATCGGATCAAACGGCAAATGCGTCTCGTCACGGCGGCTGA
- a CDS encoding integration host factor subunit beta has product MIKSELVQRLAQANPHLYQRDVERIVGTIFEEIAQALANGDRVELRGFGAFSVKTRPARTGRNPRTGEPVEVEAKSVPFFKTGKELRERLNRRPLGSDAALTEQPSEAGEPDNDDVQDLAPNLAAGE; this is encoded by the coding sequence ATGATTAAGTCAGAACTCGTACAGCGGTTGGCGCAGGCCAATCCGCATCTGTATCAACGCGACGTTGAGCGCATCGTCGGCACGATCTTTGAGGAGATTGCGCAGGCGCTGGCCAATGGCGACCGTGTGGAACTGCGTGGCTTCGGCGCGTTTTCCGTCAAGACACGCCCGGCTCGGACCGGCCGCAACCCCCGCACCGGTGAACCGGTGGAAGTGGAAGCGAAGTCCGTACCGTTCTTCAAGACCGGCAAGGAACTGCGCGAACGGCTCAACCGCCGCCCGCTGGGCTCCGATGCGGCGTTGACGGAACAGCCATCAGAAGCCGGTGAGCCGGACAATGATGATGTGCAGGACCTGGCCCCCAATCTGGCTGCCGGCGAATAG
- the tauD gene encoding taurine dioxygenase, giving the protein MSNAITIDRLTPTIGAEISGVDMSKPLGNETFAAVHDALMAHGVIFFRDQDITPAQHKDFASKFGHLQVHPFAPNHSEEHPEIIVIEHGPKRKPDLNNWHTDVTFMQEPPLGSVLHAKMMPETGGDTMWASMYAAYEALSDRMQRMLGELTAVHDYEHVFGKSGRLYRNQADGKMQSEREKHPPAEHPVIRTHPVTGRQGIFVNSSFTTHIKDMKQKESDALLAFLHEHVKQAEFQCRFRWQKNSVAFWDNRCTQHYAIADYFPEHRQMHRVTIDGDRPQYRSEHRPN; this is encoded by the coding sequence ATGAGCAACGCCATTACGATTGATCGGCTGACACCGACCATTGGCGCGGAAATTTCCGGCGTCGATATGAGCAAGCCGCTGGGCAATGAGACCTTTGCTGCCGTCCATGATGCGCTGATGGCCCACGGGGTCATCTTCTTCCGCGATCAGGACATCACACCGGCGCAGCACAAGGACTTTGCCAGCAAGTTTGGTCACCTGCAGGTGCATCCATTCGCGCCCAATCACAGCGAAGAGCACCCTGAGATCATCGTCATCGAGCATGGTCCAAAGCGCAAACCCGACCTCAACAACTGGCACACCGATGTGACCTTCATGCAGGAGCCGCCGCTGGGCTCCGTGTTGCACGCCAAGATGATGCCGGAAACCGGTGGCGACACCATGTGGGCGAGCATGTATGCCGCCTATGAAGCCCTGTCAGACCGGATGCAGCGCATGCTGGGCGAGCTGACCGCGGTGCATGACTATGAGCACGTGTTCGGCAAGAGCGGCCGGCTGTACCGCAATCAGGCTGATGGCAAGATGCAGTCCGAGCGCGAAAAACATCCGCCTGCGGAGCATCCCGTCATTCGTACGCACCCGGTCACAGGCCGTCAGGGTATTTTCGTGAACTCGAGCTTCACCACCCACATCAAGGACATGAAGCAGAAGGAAAGCGATGCGCTGCTGGCCTTTTTGCATGAGCATGTGAAGCAGGCTGAATTCCAGTGCCGCTTCCGCTGGCAGAAAAACTCCGTTGCCTTCTGGGACAACCGCTGCACCCAGCACTATGCCATTGCAGATTATTTCCCTGAGCACCGTCAGATGCACCGCGTCACCATTGATGGTGACCGGCCCCAGTATCGGTCAGAGCACCGACCCAACTAA
- a CDS encoding alpha/beta hydrolase fold domain-containing protein codes for MKLDLASTAFLAQLASLGAPGFHEMEPEEARLAGGQIAESYPPGPDMASVRDETITGSDGAGFRVRVLSPTETPRAALIFYHGGGWVLGDIDQYDTLGRQLAKRTGAAVILVDYRKAPENRYPAAAHDAYDALTWVDANITSIAGKRVPIIVAGDSAGGNLAAVVAQRAKAENGPDISLQLLVYPVTDGAMNTPGYANPDNQLLLNTPLMEWFWDHYAPNKKDREEPGASPARAKDLSGLPPALVVTAEYDVLRDEAEAYGEAMQAAGVPVTIKRFDRQMHNFFAMPGLLPAAATALEYVGQQIDRHLATSSEVDAVIVGAGFAGMYQLHKLRQQGLSTRVIERADDVGGTWYWNRYPGARVDIESMAYSFSFDEELEQEWTWKEKYSPQPEILEYAQHVADRFDLRRDITFETSVTRALYNEDTARWNVYTDSGEVISAQYLIMATGCLSAIKTPDIPGADTFKGETYITGLWPHEGVDFSGKKVAVIGTGSSAIQAIPHIAEQADQLTVHQRTPAYSMPAFNRPLEETEIQQMKTTYRDYREAQRNHLAGIPYPERNLMPAAAEGDNERKARLETAWESGILTALTSSYMDVLSNQDANDLVSEFVRDKIRARVKDPETAETLAPKTYPLGTKRPCLDTNYYETYNRDNVRLVDLHKTPIQEITPTGVRTTSGEDSYDAIVFATGFDAMTGALERIDIRGINDMALKDKWADGPHTYLGLSVAGFPNLFTITGPSSPSVLSNMIVSIEQHVDWISDCIAWMRDNGHTTIAATEKAETEWAIHNEQAANLTLFPQANSWYIGANVPGKPRTFMAYIGGVDVYRHICDSIASDNYQGFETA; via the coding sequence ATGAAACTGGATCTCGCAAGCACCGCATTTCTGGCGCAACTGGCATCGCTGGGCGCGCCCGGTTTCCATGAGATGGAGCCCGAAGAGGCGCGTCTCGCGGGTGGCCAGATCGCTGAATCCTATCCGCCGGGCCCGGACATGGCATCGGTGCGGGATGAAACCATTACGGGCTCTGATGGTGCCGGGTTCCGGGTGCGCGTCCTCTCTCCCACTGAGACCCCGCGCGCGGCACTCATTTTCTATCACGGCGGCGGCTGGGTGCTGGGCGACATTGATCAGTACGACACGCTGGGCCGCCAACTTGCCAAACGCACAGGGGCTGCCGTCATCCTTGTCGATTATCGCAAGGCCCCTGAGAATCGTTACCCAGCGGCAGCCCATGATGCCTATGACGCGCTGACATGGGTCGACGCCAACATCACGTCCATTGCTGGAAAGCGCGTGCCGATCATCGTGGCGGGCGACAGCGCGGGCGGTAATCTCGCCGCGGTCGTCGCACAGCGGGCAAAGGCTGAGAATGGACCGGACATCTCGCTGCAGCTTCTCGTCTATCCCGTCACCGATGGGGCGATGAACACGCCCGGCTATGCCAACCCGGACAATCAGTTGCTGCTGAATACGCCGCTGATGGAATGGTTCTGGGATCATTACGCGCCGAACAAAAAAGACCGCGAAGAGCCCGGCGCGTCACCTGCGCGTGCAAAGGATCTGTCCGGTCTGCCACCTGCGCTGGTTGTGACCGCAGAATATGACGTGCTGCGCGATGAGGCCGAAGCCTATGGCGAAGCAATGCAGGCAGCGGGCGTCCCCGTCACGATCAAACGCTTTGACCGGCAGATGCACAATTTCTTCGCCATGCCCGGCCTGTTGCCAGCCGCCGCGACAGCGCTTGAATATGTCGGCCAGCAGATCGACCGGCATCTGGCCACATCGAGCGAGGTTGACGCCGTGATCGTCGGCGCTGGTTTTGCGGGCATGTATCAGCTTCACAAGCTGCGCCAGCAGGGCCTGTCGACCCGCGTGATCGAGCGGGCCGATGATGTGGGTGGCACATGGTACTGGAACCGTTATCCCGGCGCCCGTGTGGATATTGAAAGCATGGCGTACTCGTTCTCGTTCGATGAGGAACTTGAACAGGAGTGGACGTGGAAAGAGAAATATTCACCCCAGCCTGAAATTCTTGAATACGCGCAGCATGTGGCCGACCGGTTCGATCTGCGCCGTGACATCACCTTTGAAACCAGCGTCACGCGCGCGCTCTACAATGAAGATACCGCGCGCTGGAATGTCTACACTGACTCAGGCGAGGTGATCTCTGCGCAATATCTGATCATGGCGACAGGGTGTCTGTCTGCAATCAAGACGCCGGATATTCCCGGTGCAGATACGTTCAAGGGCGAGACATACATCACCGGCCTCTGGCCCCATGAGGGCGTTGATTTTTCCGGCAAGAAAGTCGCCGTCATCGGCACAGGCTCCTCCGCCATTCAGGCCATTCCGCACATTGCGGAGCAGGCAGACCAGCTAACGGTGCACCAGCGCACACCGGCCTATTCCATGCCGGCGTTCAACCGCCCGCTGGAAGAAACTGAAATTCAGCAGATGAAGACCACCTATCGCGACTATCGCGAAGCCCAGCGCAATCATCTGGCAGGTATTCCGTATCCTGAGCGTAACCTGATGCCAGCCGCTGCCGAGGGTGACAATGAACGCAAGGCCCGTCTGGAAACGGCATGGGAATCCGGCATCCTCACCGCGCTCACGTCGTCATACATGGACGTGCTCTCCAACCAGGACGCCAATGATCTGGTCTCCGAGTTTGTGCGTGACAAAATTCGTGCCCGTGTGAAAGACCCTGAAACCGCTGAAACGCTGGCCCCTAAGACCTATCCGCTGGGCACCAAGCGCCCCTGTCTCGATACCAATTATTATGAGACCTACAATCGGGACAATGTGCGGCTTGTCGATCTGCACAAGACCCCCATTCAGGAGATCACGCCAACCGGTGTGCGCACCACCAGCGGTGAAGACAGCTATGATGCGATTGTGTTTGCCACGGGCTTTGATGCGATGACGGGTGCGCTGGAGCGCATCGATATTCGCGGGATTAACGACATGGCCCTGAAGGATAAATGGGCCGACGGGCCACACACCTATCTGGGGCTGAGCGTGGCGGGCTTCCCGAACCTGTTCACGATTACGGGCCCGTCCAGCCCCTCAGTGCTCAGCAACATGATCGTCTCGATTGAGCAGCATGTTGACTGGATCAGCGATTGCATCGCGTGGATGCGGGACAATGGTCACACCACCATCGCGGCCACTGAAAAGGCCGAGACGGAATGGGCGATCCACAATGAGCAGGCCGCCAATCTGACGCTCTTTCCCCAGGCCAATTCCTGGTACATCGGCGCCAATGTCCCCGGCAAACCGCGCACCTTCATGGCCTATATTGGCGGCGTGGACGTCTACCGTCACATTTGCGACTCCATAGCGTCAGACAATTATCAGG